One window from the genome of Cyclobacterium amurskyense encodes:
- a CDS encoding DUF2291 domain-containing protein: MNRKAIKYSIGILVIGLLGYNSVYFQPMDKKLADGNEISFDANAYVNGIWSNELRMVYKDAPDIALLIESLEQNTVAAFETYGYALGIGNIGYFRVKGEGLVTAVNNNNVLLQVGSHVIEVETEFVYGNAIRDASGLVKLNDYDNSSDFNSISESINEKIRKELIPEFRSKVKTGDKVRFEGAIELNKAHLKLSRIEVIPITLQITE; the protein is encoded by the coding sequence ATGAACAGGAAAGCAATTAAATACAGCATTGGAATACTTGTCATCGGTCTATTGGGATATAATTCCGTCTATTTTCAGCCAATGGATAAAAAACTGGCAGATGGAAATGAAATAAGCTTTGATGCAAATGCCTATGTAAATGGCATTTGGAGCAATGAATTAAGGATGGTCTATAAAGATGCACCAGACATTGCGCTCTTAATAGAGAGCTTGGAACAAAATACGGTTGCTGCTTTTGAAACCTACGGATACGCACTGGGCATTGGGAATATCGGCTATTTCAGAGTCAAAGGAGAAGGTCTGGTTACAGCCGTCAATAACAACAATGTCCTACTGCAAGTGGGAAGCCATGTGATTGAAGTGGAAACGGAATTTGTGTATGGGAATGCCATCCGAGACGCTTCAGGTTTAGTCAAGTTAAACGATTATGACAACTCCTCTGATTTTAACAGCATCTCTGAATCCATCAATGAAAAAATTCGAAAGGAGCTTATCCCGGAATTCAGGTCTAAAGTAAAAACAGGAGATAAGGTAAGGTTTGAGGGGGCGATTGAGCTCAATAAAGCGCACCTAAAACTTAGCCGGATTGAGGTGATTCCTATTACTCTTCAAATAACAGAATAG
- a CDS encoding ABC transporter permease, translated as MISIKKNLNIAQFQSLIALFILCLALALMTDNFMTTDNFWNVMRQISVNVCISVGMTLVILTAGIDLSVGSILAFCGAVTAGLLSNGISIPAINLFIGFTVLGAVLAGLLVGGGLGFINGYAITKFKVPPFVATLAMLTMARGFTMLWTKGHPISGLGETFGFLGTGWFLGIPMPVWISGIVVVTAIVLTGKTRFGRYIYAIGGNENASLLSGIPIAKVKMWVYALAGILAAVGGILVTARLDSAQPNAGFSYELDAIAAVVIGGTSLSGGRGTILGTVLGAIIIGVLNNGLILMSVSPFWQQVIKGLVILLAVIIDKSNQKSE; from the coding sequence ATGATCTCTATAAAGAAAAATTTAAATATCGCTCAGTTTCAGTCTCTCATAGCCTTGTTTATTTTATGCCTGGCCCTGGCTTTGATGACAGACAACTTTATGACTACAGACAATTTCTGGAATGTCATGCGTCAGATTTCAGTAAACGTTTGCATTTCAGTGGGCATGACCCTGGTGATTTTAACTGCTGGAATTGATCTTTCTGTAGGTTCAATTCTGGCTTTTTGCGGGGCTGTTACGGCTGGCCTGCTTAGCAATGGAATCAGCATTCCTGCTATCAATTTATTCATAGGCTTTACTGTTTTAGGAGCTGTACTTGCCGGTCTACTTGTTGGGGGTGGCTTAGGATTTATCAATGGGTATGCCATTACCAAATTTAAAGTGCCGCCCTTTGTGGCTACCCTGGCCATGCTTACAATGGCACGTGGTTTCACCATGCTTTGGACCAAGGGGCATCCGATTTCGGGTTTGGGCGAGACCTTTGGTTTTTTAGGCACAGGTTGGTTTTTGGGCATCCCCATGCCGGTTTGGATATCAGGAATTGTGGTCGTCACAGCGATAGTTCTAACCGGAAAAACCCGGTTTGGCAGGTACATCTATGCCATAGGTGGCAATGAAAATGCCTCACTGCTCTCCGGAATACCCATTGCAAAAGTTAAAATGTGGGTATATGCCCTTGCCGGCATACTTGCTGCAGTAGGTGGGATTTTGGTAACGGCTCGTCTGGATTCTGCTCAACCCAATGCCGGCTTCAGTTATGAGTTGGATGCCATCGCTGCAGTGGTGATTGGAGGAACTTCCCTATCAGGTGGAAGGGGAACCATCCTGGGAACTGTGTTAGGTGCTATCATTATCGGAGTCCTAAATAATGGGCTGATCCTTATGAGCGTTTCCCCATTTTGGCAACAAGTAATTAAAGGGCTGGTCATTCTCCTTGCGGTAATCATTGACAAGTCCAACCAGAAAAGTGAATAA
- a CDS encoding transketolase family protein, with protein sequence MELDKIVNKNLKMGRANQEIFAETLENLAAADPSIIAVTSDSRGSGKLVPFGQKYPNQIVEVGIAEQNLVGVAAGLASAGKKPFAVSPACFLTARALEQIKNDVAYSDNPVKLVGISAGVSYGALGTTHHSLHDFAVLRAINNITIVVPADNFETEQAVRLAANLKQPIYLRFGKKSVPFLSEENQTFEFGKGRVIREGTDLTIIANGETVQHAWQAAEVLEQQHGITTKVISMHTIKPLDTELLDDLAKAGKPIITVEEHMVNGGLGEACASYLFQQGARNPFHIMGIPDEYTVTGSQNDIFKHYGISCDGIVAKAVLVLKN encoded by the coding sequence ATGGAACTGGATAAAATTGTAAATAAAAATTTAAAAATGGGTAGAGCAAACCAAGAAATTTTTGCTGAAACCCTTGAAAACTTAGCTGCTGCGGACCCATCGATCATTGCCGTAACGAGTGACTCCCGCGGTTCGGGGAAACTCGTTCCATTTGGACAGAAATATCCAAATCAGATTGTAGAGGTTGGCATTGCTGAACAAAATCTAGTAGGCGTAGCAGCAGGACTGGCTTCTGCAGGAAAGAAACCATTTGCTGTTTCACCCGCTTGTTTCCTTACAGCAAGAGCACTTGAACAAATCAAAAACGATGTGGCCTATTCGGATAACCCCGTGAAATTGGTAGGAATAAGTGCTGGTGTAAGCTACGGTGCATTAGGCACCACACATCATAGCCTACATGACTTTGCCGTGCTTCGGGCCATCAACAATATCACTATTGTCGTACCTGCAGATAACTTCGAAACTGAACAGGCGGTGCGTTTAGCCGCCAATCTTAAACAACCGATTTACCTTCGCTTTGGTAAAAAAAGCGTACCCTTCTTGAGTGAAGAAAACCAAACATTCGAATTTGGTAAGGGGAGAGTAATCCGTGAAGGAACTGACCTTACCATCATTGCCAATGGGGAAACCGTCCAACACGCATGGCAGGCAGCCGAGGTTTTGGAACAGCAGCATGGAATCACTACCAAGGTTATCAGCATGCATACCATCAAACCTTTGGACACAGAGCTTCTAGATGATTTAGCCAAAGCTGGGAAACCAATAATTACAGTAGAAGAACATATGGTAAACGGAGGATTAGGAGAAGCCTGTGCTTCCTACCTCTTTCAACAAGGGGCGAGAAACCCATTCCATATTATGGGCATTCCCGATGAGTACACCGTGACCGGTTCCCAAAATGACATCTTTAAGCATTACGGGATTTCCTGTGATGGCATAGTAGCGAAAGCAGTATTAGTTTTAAAAAATTAA
- a CDS encoding sugar ABC transporter ATP-binding protein, which yields MTALLEVRQITKKFSGVTALSQVDLRLEGGKVTALIGENGAGKSTLLKIMSGIHTDYEGDILFKGQEIKFSRPKDAQDMGISIIHQELNLIPYLTVAQNIFLGRELVNAFGFLDRDKMIRKTKELLERLKLEVEPTANVSTLRVGQQQIVEIAKALLTESSVVFMDEPTSAIGESETAVLFEIINKLKAEGKAIVYISHKLEELFALADNFVVLRDGKVVGQGEVSAISRPMLINMMAGRSVNVIKKSNKKSSEEKVLQVKNLQLTNPDNPSRPLLNNIHFDLHNGEVLGIYGLMGAGRTELCESLFGLHHRRMTGSIELEGKEMLFKNPIMAIEAGMALVPEDRKKDGIVPNMSVGKNLSLSVMEQVSSYGFLNTALQTKLYDKYVASLKIKVHSEEQLIKNLSGGNQQKVILGKWIARSPKVLMLDEPTRGIDINAKNEIYELISQLSQSGISILVVSSEIPEILAISDRILVMAEGEISAQFSSEDATENNIMNACIPENLNQ from the coding sequence ATGACAGCGCTACTTGAAGTCCGACAAATAACCAAGAAGTTCTCCGGGGTTACTGCTCTCAGCCAAGTGGATTTGCGCCTCGAGGGAGGGAAAGTCACCGCCTTAATTGGTGAAAATGGTGCTGGAAAATCCACTTTATTGAAGATCATGTCGGGAATTCACACCGATTACGAAGGGGACATTTTATTTAAAGGTCAGGAAATCAAATTCTCCAGACCGAAAGACGCCCAGGATATGGGCATATCCATTATCCATCAGGAATTAAACCTTATCCCCTACCTCACTGTAGCCCAAAATATTTTTCTGGGTAGAGAATTGGTCAATGCTTTTGGATTTTTGGACCGTGATAAAATGATCCGAAAAACCAAAGAACTTCTGGAAAGGCTAAAACTGGAAGTAGAACCAACCGCTAATGTAAGCACCCTGAGGGTGGGCCAACAACAAATCGTGGAAATTGCCAAGGCACTTTTGACTGAATCGTCAGTGGTGTTTATGGATGAACCTACCTCCGCAATAGGAGAAAGTGAAACGGCTGTTCTTTTTGAAATAATTAACAAGTTAAAAGCAGAAGGAAAAGCCATTGTCTACATTTCACATAAGCTGGAGGAGTTGTTTGCCTTGGCTGACAATTTTGTGGTTTTACGAGACGGAAAAGTCGTTGGACAAGGTGAAGTTTCAGCCATTTCCCGCCCCATGCTGATCAATATGATGGCTGGCCGTTCAGTAAACGTCATTAAAAAATCCAATAAAAAGTCCTCTGAAGAAAAAGTCTTACAAGTCAAAAACTTGCAATTAACAAACCCTGACAATCCCAGCCGACCTTTGCTTAACAATATTCATTTTGACCTGCACAATGGGGAAGTACTGGGAATTTATGGATTGATGGGTGCCGGAAGGACAGAACTTTGCGAAAGCTTGTTTGGCCTCCACCACCGCAGAATGACCGGGAGTATCGAATTGGAAGGAAAAGAAATGCTTTTCAAAAACCCGATAATGGCCATTGAAGCAGGTATGGCACTGGTGCCGGAAGACCGTAAAAAAGACGGGATTGTACCCAATATGTCTGTAGGCAAAAACCTAAGCCTTTCCGTAATGGAGCAGGTAAGCAGCTATGGATTCCTCAATACTGCCTTGCAAACAAAACTTTACGACAAATATGTAGCCTCACTAAAGATAAAAGTACACAGTGAAGAACAACTTATTAAAAACCTAAGTGGTGGAAACCAACAAAAGGTTATTCTCGGCAAATGGATAGCCCGGTCTCCAAAAGTTCTTATGCTGGATGAGCCCACCCGAGGCATTGATATCAATGCTAAAAATGAAATCTATGAATTGATATCCCAATTGAGCCAATCGGGCATCTCTATTCTCGTAGTCTCTTCAGAAATCCCAGAAATTCTAGCCATTTCTGACAGGATACTTGTGATGGCTGAAGGGGAAATTTCCGCTCAATTCTCGAGTGAAGATGCTACAGAAAACAATATTATGAATGCCTGCATACCGGAAAACCTGAACCAATGA
- a CDS encoding D-ribose ABC transporter substrate-binding protein → MLCFFAIALILNGCGGPDERALNQPKKVAVIVSTLNNPWFVVLAETAADRATELGFEATIFDSQNNTALETDHFENAVSSGYDAILFNPTDADGSIANVRIAKEKGVPVFCMDREINATDAATSQILSDSYAGCVAIGKYFVEKLNKKGKYVEILGLVGDNNTWSRSKGFHSVVDNYPELQMVAQQNADFDRNKAMEVMESILQVHPDIKGVFCGNDAMAMGAYQALVSSGKADQVMVFGFDGASDVINSIRDKKILATGMQFPKLIARTAAEYAQSYFDGKRDFAQKVPVTVEMVNQENVKDYQAYGSK, encoded by the coding sequence ATGCTTTGCTTTTTTGCAATAGCATTGATTTTAAATGGCTGCGGAGGACCTGATGAACGCGCCTTGAATCAACCTAAAAAGGTGGCCGTAATTGTGTCCACTCTTAACAATCCCTGGTTTGTAGTATTGGCAGAAACAGCCGCAGATCGTGCTACTGAATTGGGATTTGAGGCCACTATTTTTGATTCCCAAAACAATACCGCACTAGAAACAGATCATTTTGAAAACGCTGTTTCTTCAGGATATGATGCCATACTTTTCAATCCTACAGATGCAGACGGCTCGATTGCCAATGTAAGGATCGCCAAAGAAAAGGGGGTGCCGGTATTTTGCATGGACCGAGAGATCAATGCAACGGATGCAGCCACAAGTCAGATTCTTTCAGACAGCTATGCCGGCTGCGTAGCCATTGGGAAATACTTCGTTGAAAAGCTCAATAAAAAGGGCAAGTATGTTGAGATACTAGGCTTAGTTGGCGACAACAATACCTGGAGCAGATCCAAAGGATTCCATTCTGTGGTCGACAATTATCCCGAACTTCAAATGGTTGCCCAGCAAAATGCAGATTTCGACAGAAACAAAGCCATGGAAGTTATGGAATCCATACTACAGGTGCACCCCGACATCAAGGGGGTATTTTGTGGCAATGATGCCATGGCGATGGGAGCATATCAGGCACTTGTTTCTTCAGGCAAAGCAGATCAGGTAATGGTTTTTGGATTCGATGGTGCAAGCGATGTTATTAACTCCATCAGAGACAAGAAAATACTGGCCACAGGCATGCAATTTCCCAAATTGATCGCCAGAACTGCAGCAGAATACGCACAATCCTATTTTGATGGAAAGCGGGATTTTGCCCAAAAGGTACCTGTAACCGTAGAAATGGTCAACCAGGAAAATGTGAAGGATTACCAAGCCTACGGAAGCAAATGA
- a CDS encoding apiosidase-like domain-containing protein — MIPIKHLGYALFLLLISVNVFAQAPWESHGPLEVASNGHYIAHEDGTPFLWIADTGWGLFQQLTREEVDMYLDHRQKTGFNVIQTVAFWYPHGGGIDSGPHNAANAYGHRPFTGGEDAPNTSEPLIVAGGSTEAPNDYWDHADYIIQAVKKRNMYLALLPNWGRAYISSQFGGAHTEFTIQEAKDYGSFLGKRYQNEPHILWVLGGDAKGLYKEGEKTFDSRSIFRAMAEGIVYGVTGQSPKWNEPNPAWKKVFITYHPDGDATINSSNWFHEDAWLTANGVEVWKEVEKVYSSMLREYNLDNPKKPSLFLEGSYEFGAYGHDCGWITPVRLRRQVYHTFFAGGAGHTYGAGPIWPMRGNRGSYSCGYTWQQALDFPGAVQFAQLAKKFLIDHQWAEWIPDQSILRGSESEGESLKTAVKLDNGEMLLVYFSNISQATVKNILSKSAEAKWFDPNEGREAKAEAFKPGELRKITPPSAWEDAILVLKAKE; from the coding sequence ATGATCCCGATCAAACATTTAGGCTATGCCCTCTTTTTACTGTTGATTTCAGTCAATGTTTTTGCGCAGGCCCCATGGGAATCACATGGACCACTTGAGGTAGCATCAAATGGACACTATATCGCCCATGAAGATGGCACTCCCTTTCTATGGATTGCCGATACGGGCTGGGGCTTGTTTCAGCAACTTACCAGAGAGGAAGTAGACATGTACCTTGACCATAGACAGAAAACCGGCTTCAATGTCATACAGACCGTAGCCTTTTGGTATCCCCATGGAGGAGGAATCGATAGTGGTCCACACAATGCTGCCAATGCCTATGGTCACAGGCCATTTACCGGGGGTGAGGATGCGCCAAATACATCCGAACCATTAATCGTAGCGGGAGGAAGTACTGAGGCGCCCAATGATTATTGGGACCATGCGGATTACATTATTCAGGCTGTAAAGAAACGGAATATGTACCTGGCTCTACTTCCGAATTGGGGCAGGGCATATATTTCAAGTCAATTTGGTGGGGCGCATACCGAATTTACTATACAGGAAGCCAAAGACTACGGTTCATTTCTTGGCAAGAGGTACCAAAATGAACCCCATATTCTTTGGGTATTGGGTGGAGATGCAAAAGGCTTGTACAAGGAAGGTGAGAAAACCTTTGATTCACGGTCCATTTTCAGGGCCATGGCTGAAGGGATTGTTTATGGCGTTACTGGACAATCGCCAAAATGGAATGAACCAAATCCTGCCTGGAAAAAAGTTTTTATCACCTATCACCCGGATGGGGATGCCACTATAAATTCCTCAAATTGGTTTCACGAGGATGCCTGGCTGACCGCAAATGGGGTGGAAGTATGGAAGGAAGTTGAAAAAGTGTATTCAAGCATGTTGAGGGAATACAATTTGGATAATCCCAAAAAACCGAGTTTATTCTTAGAGGGATCCTATGAGTTTGGCGCCTACGGGCATGACTGCGGATGGATTACTCCTGTTCGTTTACGGCGCCAGGTCTACCATACCTTTTTTGCAGGAGGGGCCGGACACACTTATGGCGCAGGTCCGATTTGGCCCATGCGAGGCAATAGAGGAAGTTACAGCTGTGGGTACACCTGGCAACAAGCCCTGGATTTTCCTGGTGCTGTGCAGTTTGCCCAACTTGCCAAAAAATTTCTTATCGACCATCAATGGGCAGAATGGATACCCGATCAAAGTATTTTGCGGGGCTCAGAAAGTGAAGGAGAAAGCCTGAAAACAGCTGTAAAACTGGACAATGGTGAAATGCTATTGGTGTATTTTTCCAATATATCCCAGGCCACTGTTAAAAATATACTTTCAAAATCAGCAGAAGCCAAATGGTTTGATCCAAATGAAGGCCGGGAAGCCAAAGCAGAAGCGTTCAAACCTGGTGAGCTACGTAAAATAACTCCTCCATCGGCATGGGAAGATGCCATTCTGGTCTTAAAAGCAAAAGAGTAA
- a CDS encoding DUF1593 domain-containing protein produces MKNKLKIQLAITALLALGFSNLIAQNKAVEKTRVIVTSDGEIDDQCSIVRFLYYVNEWDVEGIITSSSQYHWHGHKWPGDDWIEPYLDAYEKDYPNLVKHDPEFPTAAFLRERTLLGNVKTEGEMTEVTAGSSHIVKVLLDETDDRPIWIQAWGGTNTIARALKTIEENHPEKMKYVANKIRLYLIWEQDITFQEYIRPHWGKYNIPTIISDQFEAIAYRWAKVQPKEMLPYFEGPWMKANILENHGALAALYPAMENGDFRSEGDSPAFLHTIPTGLRSLESPGYGGWGGRFVKVRENTWLDPVPVSGYQYPEGRWYGSNGWGRQSLREGSKATPAQRHEYFKPMWRWSDAMQNDFAARADWAVKSYEEANHEPEVILKHKDDLSLKAGAKVKLDASLSTDPDKDQLNFKWWKHQEASTYPESIAIRNSESEKTTFTIPENASKGQTIHIVCEVSDNGTPKLTRYRRIIITVK; encoded by the coding sequence ATGAAAAACAAACTCAAAATACAACTGGCAATTACGGCTTTGCTGGCATTAGGCTTCAGCAACCTAATCGCTCAAAATAAGGCAGTGGAAAAGACAAGGGTCATCGTCACCAGCGATGGAGAAATAGACGATCAGTGCTCTATTGTTCGCTTTCTTTATTACGTCAACGAATGGGATGTGGAAGGAATCATCACCTCCAGCTCTCAATACCATTGGCATGGTCATAAATGGCCCGGAGACGATTGGATTGAACCTTATCTGGATGCCTATGAAAAGGATTACCCAAATCTTGTAAAACATGATCCTGAATTCCCCACAGCAGCTTTTCTACGCGAACGCACGCTATTGGGAAATGTAAAAACTGAAGGTGAGATGACCGAAGTTACAGCAGGTTCAAGCCATATTGTCAAGGTTTTATTGGACGAAACAGATGACCGACCTATTTGGATTCAGGCCTGGGGAGGAACAAATACAATTGCCAGGGCCTTGAAAACCATCGAGGAGAATCACCCTGAAAAAATGAAATATGTAGCCAATAAAATTCGCCTTTACCTGATATGGGAACAAGATATTACTTTTCAGGAATACATTCGACCGCATTGGGGTAAATACAATATTCCAACCATCATCTCTGATCAGTTTGAAGCCATAGCTTACCGATGGGCCAAGGTTCAGCCCAAAGAAATGCTGCCCTATTTTGAAGGACCATGGATGAAAGCCAATATTCTTGAAAACCACGGCGCATTGGCAGCGCTTTATCCGGCTATGGAAAATGGTGATTTCCGTTCTGAGGGCGACTCTCCTGCCTTTTTACATACCATACCCACCGGACTGCGAAGCTTGGAATCGCCTGGATATGGTGGCTGGGGAGGAAGGTTTGTCAAAGTACGTGAGAACACCTGGCTTGATCCTGTACCTGTATCAGGTTATCAATACCCTGAAGGCAGGTGGTATGGCAGCAATGGCTGGGGCAGACAAAGTTTGCGTGAAGGAAGCAAAGCTACACCTGCACAGCGGCATGAATATTTCAAACCCATGTGGCGTTGGTCAGATGCCATGCAAAATGATTTTGCAGCTAGGGCAGACTGGGCTGTGAAATCTTATGAAGAAGCCAACCATGAACCTGAGGTAATACTTAAACATAAGGACGATCTTAGTCTGAAAGCAGGGGCAAAAGTCAAGCTTGATGCTTCCCTATCAACGGATCCCGATAAAGATCAATTGAACTTTAAGTGGTGGAAACATCAAGAGGCAAGCACTTATCCTGAAAGTATTGCTATTAGAAATTCTGAAAGTGAGAAGACTACTTTTACCATTCCTGAAAATGCTTCCAAAGGGCAAACCATCCATATTGTCTGTGAAGTAAGTGATAACGGAACACCAAAATTAACTAGGTACCGAAGGATAATCATCACTGTAAAATGA
- a CDS encoding FGGY family carbohydrate kinase, with protein sequence MSYILAIDQGTSSTKTIVFDEQGKALHKETAPLKTHYLDGNRVEQEPEEIYQNILNSIGKCLEGFKAKNGDLSKIKACGISNQRETFVLWNKAGEALYNAVVWQCKRSVPVCERLKSEGLAPKINQKTGLIIDPYFSGTKVIWLYENEPKIKQAIDNEEAFFGTIDTWLLYKLTKGQSYLTDYTNASRTLFFDLNKLCWDKELLEDFGLSKLNLPIVKPSSFHFGDTNFEGLIDHSVSISAMIGDSHAAAFGEGCFDQGSAKATLGTGSSILMNIGSKPKTSQYGMVTTICWSTEDRVDYALEGIIVSAGATIEWVKNQLGLFENAADLEEICYSLPDNGGVYIVPAFSGLGAPHWDMKRKASIEGLSFDSTKNHVIRAAVESVPYQIKDVISAMEADSGTPLSELKIDGGITANKFVLQFLADLLERKVTNIAIADVSALGAAYLAGLQSKIYKSLEQLQGFNQTANSTLAGDGRYKAKQAYKGWKNVIG encoded by the coding sequence ATGTCTTATATATTAGCCATAGATCAAGGAACAAGCAGTACCAAAACCATCGTTTTTGATGAGCAAGGTAAAGCTTTGCACAAGGAGACCGCACCACTAAAAACCCACTACCTTGATGGTAACCGGGTAGAGCAGGAGCCTGAAGAAATCTATCAAAACATATTAAACTCAATAGGCAAATGCCTGGAAGGATTTAAGGCTAAAAATGGTGATTTGAGCAAAATCAAAGCCTGCGGCATTTCCAATCAACGCGAAACTTTTGTCCTGTGGAACAAAGCAGGTGAGGCACTTTACAATGCTGTAGTTTGGCAATGTAAACGATCTGTCCCTGTTTGTGAACGACTGAAAAGCGAGGGGCTCGCACCCAAAATCAATCAAAAAACAGGATTAATCATTGACCCCTATTTCTCTGGCACAAAGGTGATCTGGCTGTATGAAAACGAGCCTAAAATCAAACAGGCAATAGACAATGAAGAGGCTTTTTTTGGCACCATTGATACCTGGTTGCTTTATAAATTAACCAAGGGGCAATCCTATTTGACGGACTATACCAATGCTTCCAGAACCTTGTTTTTTGATTTAAACAAGCTTTGCTGGGACAAAGAGTTATTGGAGGATTTCGGTTTGTCAAAGCTGAATTTACCAATAGTAAAACCTTCTTCCTTTCATTTTGGAGACACCAACTTTGAAGGATTAATAGATCATTCTGTCAGTATTTCCGCCATGATTGGGGATTCCCATGCAGCGGCTTTTGGAGAAGGATGTTTTGATCAAGGAAGTGCAAAAGCAACCCTTGGCACTGGAAGTTCTATTTTAATGAACATAGGAAGTAAACCGAAAACTTCTCAATATGGCATGGTGACCACCATTTGCTGGAGCACTGAAGATCGGGTGGATTATGCACTGGAAGGAATCATCGTTTCAGCCGGTGCCACAATTGAATGGGTTAAAAACCAACTCGGTTTATTTGAAAATGCTGCAGACTTAGAGGAAATATGCTATTCCTTGCCAGACAATGGTGGCGTATACATCGTGCCTGCTTTCTCCGGATTAGGAGCACCACATTGGGACATGAAGCGAAAAGCGTCCATTGAAGGGCTTTCATTTGACTCCACCAAAAATCATGTGATACGGGCAGCGGTAGAGTCTGTTCCCTATCAAATAAAAGATGTGATTTCAGCCATGGAAGCAGATTCAGGCACCCCACTTTCTGAACTCAAGATTGACGGAGGGATTACCGCAAATAAATTTGTATTGCAATTCTTAGCAGACCTGCTTGAAAGGAAAGTCACCAATATAGCCATTGCAGATGTTTCCGCTTTAGGAGCTGCCTATTTGGCTGGACTTCAATCAAAAATATACAAAAGTCTGGAGCAACTCCAGGGATTTAACCAGACTGCCAACAGCACCTTGGCGGGAGATGGAAGGTACAAAGCAAAACAGGCCTATAAAGGTTGGAAAAACGTGATTGGATAA